A genomic segment from Coccinella septempunctata chromosome 3, icCocSept1.1, whole genome shotgun sequence encodes:
- the LOC123309662 gene encoding malignant T-cell-amplified sequence 1 homolog: protein MFKKFDEKESVSGMLQLKSSVQKGIRSKLVECYKDLEDYIDVILPKKDSLRIVKCHDHIEIIINSAGELLFFRHREGQWMPTLKLYHKFPFFLPMQQVDKGAIKFVLSGANIMCPGLTSPGAKMTEVPKDTVVAIMAEGKEHALAIGKTTLSTEDIAKVNKGIGVENCHYLNDGLWQMKPIK from the exons TTTAAAAA ATTCGATGAAAAGGAAAGCGTGTCCGGCATGCTACAGCTCAAATCTTCTGTCCAAAAGGGGATCAGATCTAAGTTGGTGGAGTGCTACAAGGATCTCGAAGATTACATTGATGTTATTCTGCCCAAAAAAGACTCATTACGTATAGTAAAATG CCACGACCATAtagaaattattattaattctgCCGGAGAGCTATTATTCTTCAGGCATCGAGAAGGGCAGTGGATGCCCACATTGAAACTCTACCATAAAT TTCCATTTTTTTTACCGATGCAACAGGTTGATAAGGGTGCAATTAAGTTCGTTCTCAGTGGGGCCAATATAATGTGTCCTGGTTTGACATCTCCAGGTGCGAAGATGACTGAAGTTCCCAAAGATACTGTTGTG GCAATTATGGCAGAAGGCAAAGAACATGCTTTAGCAATTGGAAAGACTACTTTATCAACAGAAGACAT AGCAAAAGTTAATAAAGGAATAGGGGTTGAAAACTGCCATTACCTGAATGATGGACTTTGGCAAATGAAACCGATTAAGTAA